Proteins from a genomic interval of Lycium ferocissimum isolate CSIRO_LF1 chromosome 2, AGI_CSIRO_Lferr_CH_V1, whole genome shotgun sequence:
- the LOC132035016 gene encoding fructose-bisphosphate aldolase 1, chloroplastic-like, whose protein sequence is MASSASLLKTSPVINKTDFIKGQALRQPSVSVVRCQPSGLTVRASYADELVKTAKTIATPGRGILAMDESNATCGKRLASIGLENTEANRQAYRTLLVSAPGLGQYISGAILFEETLYQSTVDGKKIVDVLREQNIVPGIKTDKGLVPLAGSNDESWCQGLDGLASRSAAYYQQGARFAKWRTVVSIPNGPSALAVKEAAWGLARYAAISQDNGLVPIVEPEILLDGEHNIDRTFEVAQKVWAEVFFYLAQNNVMFEGILLKPSMVTPGAECKERATPDQVADYTLKLLHRRIPPAVPGIMFLSGGQSEVEATLNLNAMNQSANPWHVSFSYARALQNTCLTTWGGRPENVKAAQEALLVRASANSLAQLGKYTGEGESEEAKEGMFEKGYVY, encoded by the exons atggcaTCATCAGCATCTCTCCTCAAGACATCACCAGTCATTAACAAAACTGACTTCATAAAGGGTCAGGCCCTTCGCCAGCCTTCGGTCTCCGTTGTCCGGTGCCAACCTTCCGGACTCACTGTCCGTGCCAGCTATGCTGATGAGCTCGTCAAAACCGCG AAAACTATTGCAACTCCTGGTCGTGGAATTTTGGCCATGGATGAGTCAAATGCTACCTGCGGGAAGCGTTTAGCTTCAATCGGATTAGAGAACACTGAAGCTAATCGCCAGGCATACAGAACCCTTCTTGTTTCAGCTCCAGGACTTGGTCAGTACATTTCAGGTGCCATCCTTTTTGAGGAGACACTCTACCAGTCCACTGTTGATGGAAAGAAAATTGTTGATGTACTTCGTGAGCAGAACATTGTTCCTGGAATTAAGACTGACAAG GGTCTAGTTCCCTTGGCTGGTTCAAACGATGAATCTTGGTGCCAAGGTCTTGACGGCCTTGCCTCCCGCTCTGCTGCTTACTACCAACAAGGCGCTCGTTTTGCTAAATG GCGTACTGTGGTCAGCATTCCCAATGGTCCTTCTGCACTAGCAGTGAAAGAAGCAGCTTGGGGTCTCGCTCGCTATGCTGCAATTTCTCAG GACAATGGGTTGGTACCAATTGTTGAGCCAGAGATTTTGCTTGATGGTGAACACAACATCGATAGGACCTTCGAGGTTGCCCAGAAGGTGTGGGCTGAAGTTTTCTTTTACCTTGCCCAAAACAATGTCATGTTTGAAGGTATCCTCTTGAAGCCTAGCATGGTCACCCCTGGAGCTGAGTGCAAGGAGAGGGCCACCCCTGATCAAGTTGCCGATTATACCCTCAAGCTCCTCCACAGAAGAATTCCCCCTGCTGTCCCCGGAATCATG TTTTTGTCTGGTGGACAATCTGAAGTGGAGGCTACTCTTAACTTGAATGCCATGAACCAATCTGCCAACCCATGGCACGTATCGTTCTCATATGCCAGAGCCCTTCAGAACACATGCCTCACGACATGGGGTGGAAGACCAGAAAATGTGAAGGCAGCTCAGGAAGCTTTGCTTGTTAGAGCAAGTGCCAACTCTCTCGCACAGCTTGGCAAATACACCGGTGAGGGTGAGTCTGAGGAGGCCAAGGAGGGAATGTTCGAGAAAGGATACGTCTACTGA